In Candidatus Neomarinimicrobiota bacterium, the DNA window ACGATCCCACGAAGGAGTATCTCTCCAATATGAGCCCCTATCTGCAATTTGGGCAGATTTCGCCGCTCTATATTGCGATGCAGGTTGAGGAAACCGAAAGTCCCGGAAAGGAGTCATACCTGGAAGAGTTAATCATCCGCCGGGAACTGAGTATGAATTTCTGCTATTATGACGAGAACTATGACAATTTTGAGTGTCTTCCGGGGTGGGCGAAGAAATCACTGGATAAGCACGCCGATGACGAGCGCGAATATCTCTACTCTCTAGAGGAGTTCGAAAACGCCAAGACCCACGACCCGTACTGGAACGCCGCGCAAATGGAGATGGTGAAGACCGGCAAAATGCACGGCTACATGCGGATGTACTGGGGCAAGAAGATCCTGGAGTGGTCGGAGTCACCGCAGGAGGCGTACCAGATAGCCATCTTTCTCAACAACACGTACGAATTGGACGGCCGGAATCCCAACGGCTACGCCGGCGTGGCCTGGTGCTTCGGGAACCACGACCAGGGCTGGAAGGAACGACCTGTGTATGGCAAGGTGCGCTATATGAACGCGAACGGATTAAAGCGCAAGTTTGATGCGGAGGGGTATGTGGAGAAGGTTAAAAGAATGGCACGCAGATGACGTGGAAAAAACGGATGACCACGGATTAATAGATTTGGTTAAACTAGATCAAGATGTAACGACGTAACATGCAGGGTGTGTGAAAATACGCAAGGGAACAATTGTGAGTAATCATCACATATTCCTTCTGGTAGAGACGTTTCTTGCCTGTCCCGAGATGTCGGGGGAAACGTCGCTACATACAATAGTAACAATGGCTTATCGAAGATTTTTATCGAGTGGGATTTCACTACGCTCAGAGGAAAAAATTCCTTGACAATGCATTCTCACACTGCCTCCATGCTATGTCTCTACTGCTTCCACTCATCTAATATTACCTGTCATTTCGACCGAAGTGAGCCTTTGGTTTTTAAAAGGTGAACGAAGCGGAGAAATCTCGTGAGTTAGACCGGAGATTCCGCTTCAACAGAACAACCCTTCATTTCCGGCTACACGATTTGTTGTCCCTTCCACACTCGGGGACTCTAATGATGGTGAATGGAGTCTCAAGAATGTGAGACGGAAAATAATTCAAATAGCCCGGAGTGCAGTGATATTGGCGGAATCCCTGGCGGTGAAAATGCCGATTAAATTACGAGTTTCCTTAATCCTTGGCTTCCTCCGATAAAACGGTTTTCGCCAGAAATTAGAAAATATTAAAAGCAAAAAGTATAAGTCATTCCGAGCGAAACGAAGTGGAGTCGAGGAATCTCGTAAAGCCAACCTCTTGAGAGACAACCACGAGATCCTTCGACTCCCCCGACAAGTCGGGGTCGCTCAGGATGACTGGTATTGTTTTCGACTGTATTCTTATGATCCTTTCAGGGCCTCGAGCACTGTCCCACAGGGATCTCTTTGAGGAAAGGGTCTGATAATACACGAGGAGAATAACCGTCGGTGAGCCCTCTCAGGGTCACCGACGGTTATCTTCGAAGTTTAGTTCAATCCCCGCCGTTTCAGCAATGGTTCGATGCCCGGTTCTCGTCCCCTGAAACTTTTATACAGATCCATGGGATCATCGGTGCCGCCCTTTGCCAGGATATTATTCCTGAATTTGGTCGCGGTTTCCGTGTCGAAGAGGCCGTTCTCTTTGAACGCCTGAAACGCATCGGCGTCCAGTACTTCCGCCCAGATGTAGCTGTAATAGCCGGAGGAATAGCCGCCGGAGAAGATGTGCTGGAAATACGGACTTCGATACCGGACAACTATCTCATCGATGAGTCCTATGTCATCCATGGATTCCTTCTCGAATTCGTTAACGCTCTGCTTCACCGGCTCGGTGAGGGTGTGCCAGTCCATATCCAGATACGCCGCGGCCAGATACTCTACCGTGGCGAATCCCTGGTTAAAGTGGCGGGCCTTCCGGATTTTTTCGATGAGTGCGTCCGGTATCGGTTCGCCGGTCTCATAGTGCCTGGCATACTGTTTCATCACTTCAGGCTCGGATGCCCAGTTCTCCATAATCTGGGACGGCATCTCCACGAAATCTCTGGGAACATTTGTGCCGGCCAGCATCGGATAGGTAACATCCGAAAGGAGTCCGTGCAGACCGTGGCCAAATTCGTGGAACAGTGTCGAGACTTCATCGAAGGTCAGAAGCGCCGGTTTGCCGCCGCTCGGCTCGGAGAAGTTGAACACGTTGGTGATGATCGGATCGATGTCGCCGTCCAGCTTCTCCTGGGTGCGGTATTCGTTCATCCAGGCCCCGCCGCGTTTCGAAGCCCGGGGATGATAATCGGTGAACAGAATTCCCACGTGGGAACCGTCTGCTTCCTTGACCTCGTAAACCTTCACATCTTCGTGATAGGTCGGAATATCATTGCGTTCCTCGAAGGTGAGGCCGTACAGTTTTTTGGCCACCATGAAGGCGCCCTCACGGACGTTTTCCAACTGGAAGTACGGGCGCAGAATCTCGTCGTCCACCGCATATTTCTGCTGCTTCACTTTTTCGGCGTAATACCACCAATCCCACGGCTGGAGTTCGAAGTCCCCGCCTTCCTCGTCGATGAGCGCCTGGAGGTTTTCGGCTTCCTCTTTGGCGCGCTCCAGCGCAGGTTCCCAAATCTGATCAATCAGCTCGTAGACCTGCTCCGGCTCCTTGGCCATGTTATCGGCGAGGACATAGTGAGCGTGAGTCGGAAATCCAAGCAACTTTGCCCGCTCGATGCGGAGAGTGGTCATTTCCCTTACGATTTCCTTGTTATCCAGGTCGTTGCCGTGGTTCCCACGGTTGATATATGCCTTCAGCATTTTTTCCCGGAGATCTCGTCTTTCGGAGTACTGGAGGAACGGAATCAGGCTCGGCTTGTGCGTGGTAAACACCCACTTATTTGAATTGCCACGCTCCTCGGCGGCCTCGGCTGCAGCGCTGATGACGCCGTCCGGCAGGCCTGCCAGGTCTTCCCGGTCGTCGATAACGAGTTCGAATTTATTTGTCTCTTTTAAAACGTTATCCCCGAACTGTACCGAAAGCACCGAGAGCCGCTCGTTGATCTTGCGGAGTTTCTTTTTGTCGGACTCGTTCAGGTTTGCGCCCCCTCGCACGAACATCTTATGGTATTCCTCAAGAAGTTTGTTTTGTTCCGCGGTGAGTTCCAGGGATTCGCGCTGATCGTAGATCGTTTTAACCCGGTCAAACAGCTGTGCGTTTAGTAAAATATTATCATGATGCGACGAAAGATTGGGAGCCACTTCTTTGGCGAGATCCTGCATCTCGTCGTTGGTGTGCGCCGAGGTGAGGTTATAGAAGACGTTGCTCACTTTATCCAGCAACTCACCTGAACGCTCCAGTGCCTCGATAGTATTAGCGAAGGTCGGCGCGTTCTCTGAGGAAGCGATAGCCTCCACCTCTTTGGCCTGCTCCTCGATTCCCGCCTCGAACGCCGGCATATAGTGTTCTTCCTCGATTTCACTAAATGGCGGCACGCCGAACGGTGTGTTGTACTCGACAAAGAACGGATTTTGCTGTGGCTGACTACACATAACTAGTAACACTCCTGCTATTCCTATTATTAGCGTCAATCGTTTCATCGGACTCCTCCTGTAAAGAATACTCTATTTGCATAGATGTTGGGGGAAACTTGGTACCGGTGAATGGATGTAATAATAATTCGGGTAATCATAAATGATCTCAAAAAAGAGATATGAAGATAGTGAGGCCGGGGAGAGAAAGCAATTGGTGTATAAAAGCCAGTGTTACGGTGTTATTGTGTTTTAGTTGGAGAAGTTCTTAATCGTAATCCTACTCTTAATCTTACTCCGTTTGTTTGTAGTTAGTTGTTGGTAAAACTCCGCTTGTGTATCTGTTTTCACCTTTCTATGTGGATAAAAACTTTCTCGAGTTGTTTTTGGACGTCACAGAAAATTGATTGGGAGTAAGATTAGGATTAAGAGTAACCAGCACTGTTGTTAACTTGAACACCCGAACACATTAACACTTGAAAACTTACTATTTCGCTTTCCCCCACACCTTTTTGTATAATACGCATTCTGATATTCCGAACAAACACAGGACTAAGACGAATGAAATTATCCCGCTTCAAAGCGCCAAATACGTTCTTTATTATCTTTTCGCTGATTATTGTAATGGCTGCACTTACATGGGTGATTCCCGGTGGGGAATACGCCCGGGTCGAGGTGGAAGGCCGCCAGCTGGTTGATCCTAATTCCTTCGAATACGTGAAGAGCAATCCCCAGGGGATCGGTGCGGTATTAATGGCGCCCATCCGGGGATTTGTGGAGGCGGCGTTGATTATCGGATTCGTGCTGATAGTCGGCGGCGCGTTCGGAATTTTCCAAAAGACCAAGGCCATCGACGCTGCCATCAAGGGGCTGGCCAAGGCGCAGCAAAGTTCCCGTCTCATAGAGATCCTGACTATCCCACTGTTCATGCTGCTGTTCTCGCTGGGCGGCGCGGTGTTCGGCATGAGCGAGGAGACTATTCCGTTCGTGCTTATATTTGTACCACTGGCACTCACACTGGGCTACGACTCCATCGTCGGTGTAGCCATACCGTTTATCGGCGCCGGCGCCGGATTCGCCGGGGCGTTTCTGAATCCATTCACCATCGGTATTGCCCAGGGAATTGCGGAGGTGCCGCTGTTTTCAGGACTCCAGTATCGATTTGTCGCCTGGGTTATTATCACGGGAATCGCGATTGCCTTTGTGATGATCTATGCCGCTCGGATCAAAAAGGATCCCGAAAAAAGCGTCATGTACGAGAAGGATGAAAAGAAGCGAGCGGATCTGGATACCGATGAAATCGAAAACTTCGGTGGACTGTCCAGGCGACACAAGGGCGTTCTCTGGACGTTCGCTGCCGGTATGGGTGTGCTGATCTTCGGTGTGCTCACCTATCATTGGTACATCGAGGAGATTGCCGCAGTGTTTCTTGCCACCGGGATCGCAGTGGGTATTGTGGGGAAACTCGGCATCAACGATGTGGCGGACGCCTTCGAGGACGGCGCCAAGACGCTGGTTGGGACGGCAATCATCATCGGACTGGCACGGGGTATTTTAGTGGTGGCGCAGGGCGGGCATATCATCGATACCATGCTCCATTCACTCTCAGTAATCGTGAGCGACTTTCACCCGATTGTCGCCTCCCAGATGATGTTCATCGTCCAGACCTTCCTGAATTTCTTCGTTCCTTCCGGCAGCGGGCAGGCTGCGCTCACTATGCCTATCATGGCGCCGCTGGCAGACCTGGTCGGCGTCACCCGGCAGACGGCGGTGCTGGCATTCCAGTTCGGCGACGGATTCAGCAACCTCATTATCCCGACTTCCGCGGTCACCATGGGCGTGCTTATGCTCGCGGACATTCCCTGGGAAAAATGGGCCAAGTGGATTCTTCCGCTGGAGTTCCTGTTCCTGATTGCGGGCTTGCTCCTGCTCGTTCCACCGTTTCTGATGGGATGGTGATAGGGTACAAGGGTATAGAGGTATAGGGGGCAGTTGGGTTTCTTAATCCTAATCTTAATCCTAATCCTAATCTTACTCATACTCCAAATCAAATTTATCTAATTATGAAATGCAGAAGGGATAAAGCGTTTCGTGGTGCGTTTACTGTTGGATATCCCGGTGCATGGGAGCGGACGAAAACTCGGATAGCCGGAGAGGAAGCGTCGCGTCCCGACAGAGACTCCTCCCGGAGGCATCCCCGGCGAAGTTTATCACCGCGCAATAAGACTATGATGTTAATAATGGTAGCCTTTGAATCTCATTCAATGGCGGAGAACTATCATCAACATCTGCAAAAATTTGCTATTTCAGTTCAATATTCGGCATCTGTTGTAAGCAATTCACCGGCAACGACGCTTAACGCGATCGTCG includes these proteins:
- a CDS encoding M3 family metallopeptidase translates to MKRLTLIIGIAGVLLVMCSQPQQNPFFVEYNTPFGVPPFSEIEEEHYMPAFEAGIEEQAKEVEAIASSENAPTFANTIEALERSGELLDKVSNVFYNLTSAHTNDEMQDLAKEVAPNLSSHHDNILLNAQLFDRVKTIYDQRESLELTAEQNKLLEEYHKMFVRGGANLNESDKKKLRKINERLSVLSVQFGDNVLKETNKFELVIDDREDLAGLPDGVISAAAEAAEERGNSNKWVFTTHKPSLIPFLQYSERRDLREKMLKAYINRGNHGNDLDNKEIVREMTTLRIERAKLLGFPTHAHYVLADNMAKEPEQVYELIDQIWEPALERAKEEAENLQALIDEEGGDFELQPWDWWYYAEKVKQQKYAVDDEILRPYFQLENVREGAFMVAKKLYGLTFEERNDIPTYHEDVKVYEVKEADGSHVGILFTDYHPRASKRGGAWMNEYRTQEKLDGDIDPIITNVFNFSEPSGGKPALLTFDEVSTLFHEFGHGLHGLLSDVTYPMLAGTNVPRDFVEMPSQIMENWASEPEVMKQYARHYETGEPIPDALIEKIRKARHFNQGFATVEYLAAAYLDMDWHTLTEPVKQSVNEFEKESMDDIGLIDEIVVRYRSPYFQHIFSGGYSSGYYSYIWAEVLDADAFQAFKENGLFDTETATKFRNNILAKGGTDDPMDLYKSFRGREPGIEPLLKRRGLN
- a CDS encoding TIGR00366 family protein encodes the protein MKLSRFKAPNTFFIIFSLIIVMAALTWVIPGGEYARVEVEGRQLVDPNSFEYVKSNPQGIGAVLMAPIRGFVEAALIIGFVLIVGGAFGIFQKTKAIDAAIKGLAKAQQSSRLIEILTIPLFMLLFSLGGAVFGMSEETIPFVLIFVPLALTLGYDSIVGVAIPFIGAGAGFAGAFLNPFTIGIAQGIAEVPLFSGLQYRFVAWVIITGIAIAFVMIYAARIKKDPEKSVMYEKDEKKRADLDTDEIENFGGLSRRHKGVLWTFAAGMGVLIFGVLTYHWYIEEIAAVFLATGIAVGIVGKLGINDVADAFEDGAKTLVGTAIIIGLARGILVVAQGGHIIDTMLHSLSVIVSDFHPIVASQMMFIVQTFLNFFVPSGSGQAALTMPIMAPLADLVGVTRQTAVLAFQFGDGFSNLIIPTSAVTMGVLMLADIPWEKWAKWILPLEFLFLIAGLLLLVPPFLMGW